A stretch of DNA from Synechococcus sp. PROS-9-1:
TGCTCAGCAAGCTTCTCCCTCTGGCCTTGTTGCCACTTGGCTTCTCCTTGATCCTTCTGTTCGTGGGGCTGATCGGCCGTTGGCGTTGGCCTGTGATTGCAGCGCTTGTGCTGCTTTGGGTTTGTTCTCTGGGGCTGGTGAGCCAAACCCTGTGGCGCTGGCTCGAGGCGCCCTGGCAACGCACCACCGCATCTGAAGCTCATTCTGCTGAAGCGATCGTGGTGCTCAGCGGCGGCCGTCACCCAGCTCCCGGTGCTGCGCGGGTGAGCGAGTGGCACGACCCAGACCGCTTTCTTGCTGGCCTCGATCTCTACCGCGCTGGCAAGGCCCCGCGCTTGCTGTTTACCGGTGGGGCAAGTCCGTTCCGGCCCGGCCAACCTCCCGAGGGGAAGCGCTACCTAAAGGAAGCGCAACAGCTTGGAATCCCCGCTGGCGTTATGGCGAGCACGCCACCGGTGGTGAACACCGCAGAAGAAGCGGTTGCGATTCGTCGATTGCTGGAGACATCTGGGAATGGATTAGTTCCATCCCCTCGCATCCTGCTGGTCACCAGTGCCTTTCATATGCGCCGTGCTCAGCGCCTGTTTGAGCGCCAGGGTCTCGTGGTGGAACCGTTCCCCGTGGATTTTCAGGCCCGCGGCGCTTGGGCCGGTCCTCTGTGGCGTGACCCAACCCAGTGGTTTCCTTCTGCAGGCGCTTTAGATGGCAGCTCCCGTGCCCTGCGTGAGCTATTGGGTCGCTTGATCTATCGGGCTTGGTAGCGCTTGGCGGGTCGGGGGCTCGATCGAAACGCTGAACGGTGATGCCAGCTTTTTGCCTCGACACCTCAGCAATCCTGACCTTGCCAGACGACGAACTCGGTGCTGCAGGCATTAGCGACGCGTGTGTGCAGTGTGCGCCTCCTTAATGGAGAGCCAGCCAGTCTCTGAGCGCCAGATCAAGCTCTGCCATCACTGTTGTCTCCATGCCACCAATCGAGCTGCCGATGCCCTCGATTGGAACCGTGAAGAGCTTGTCGACCATTAGCTGGGATCGTTTGCGTAGTCCATTAATGGCGCTGGGCTCAACAATGATCCGCACCAAAGGTGCATCGATCAGGGTGCTGGTGAATCGAATCGCATTAATCGTTTCTAGCTCTTACGCCGCAGAAGCGTAAGGAGTCCTACGATAGTAAGGCAGTAAGGAGGTAAGCGATGGATTTGGCAACATTGACGGCTAAGGGGCAAGTCACGATCCCCAAGGGTGTACGGGACGCTCTCGGGCTGAAGCGTGGCGATCTCGTGAGTTGGGAACTTGAGGACGAGTCGGTTCGTCTCAGGGTGGTGTCTCCGATCGACCTGGGCTATTTGCGTGGAGTTCAGGCTGGGCTGACGGAATGGGGCAGTGATGAGGATGAAGTTGCCTTTGCAGACCTGTGACAGCGTTTCCACCGTTCGCTTTGGTACGAGTTCCGTTTCCATTCACAGAGCGCCAGGCCATCAAGCGGAGGCCCGCGTTGGTTCTCTCCAAGCCTGCATTTCAAGAGCAAAGTGGTCATCTCCTGT
This window harbors:
- a CDS encoding YdcF family protein; amino-acid sequence: MIYLLSKLLPLALLPLGFSLILLFVGLIGRWRWPVIAALVLLWVCSLGLVSQTLWRWLEAPWQRTTASEAHSAEAIVVLSGGRHPAPGAARVSEWHDPDRFLAGLDLYRAGKAPRLLFTGGASPFRPGQPPEGKRYLKEAQQLGIPAGVMASTPPVVNTAEEAVAIRRLLETSGNGLVPSPRILLVTSAFHMRRAQRLFERQGLVVEPFPVDFQARGAWAGPLWRDPTQWFPSAGALDGSSRALRELLGRLIYRAW
- a CDS encoding AbrB/MazE/SpoVT family DNA-binding domain-containing protein, with product MDLATLTAKGQVTIPKGVRDALGLKRGDLVSWELEDESVRLRVVSPIDLGYLRGVQAGLTEWGSDEDEVAFADL